A part of Neodiprion pinetum isolate iyNeoPine1 chromosome 4, iyNeoPine1.2, whole genome shotgun sequence genomic DNA contains:
- the LOC124216562 gene encoding BRCA1-associated RING domain protein 1 isoform X2, whose product MEFHAGLQEIIAYYVYAPLLHTFMFCTSVLYHSWHILVNGFLTNGDSLFTHVLWRKNATSYTMDLMNNVDRWGNTQAALKDFMINFSCDKCNYTARDPIRYQKCDHLFCTTCIGSKSQCPVCNTPAERNEVYPDKITQKLIGYGNTISQIVHKSYPSMKNDDTAPSINLSIKEHNVSTKSQSIPKNINKPNMNGETPLHKACLKRNIEKVRSLLEAGANPNTQDHAKWTPLFEATSYGYYEICKLLLEAGANPDTPVEQNRTALHEAVKYNNIEMIKLLQQYKADVNACDSSGKTPLDYASEEVHKILTSYKPADNSLEKSLSNISNITALYNNTLTSNGTHVLGLNLSSESQLLLSELASKYKIKTVKTFTAAVTHVVVEANIQCDTPVNYVVLLAILHGDWILASEYLSTIELEFFEVQGTTNARGSGAPTRARENMQKKNPGLFNGCNFFFAINNQSTYTFGDLQFTKLTLSKLITEGEGKVLNRKPDPESIRTYEEIPFHVGRNVSHPLHRCSHYIIYVPGMDEPQIKYNMSHIRSLPLIWLIESIEQFKLLDPAEIGIIPSADKE is encoded by the exons ATGGAGTTTCACGCTGGACTGCAAGAAATTATCGCTTACTACGTTTACGCACCCCTGCTGCACACGTTCATGT TCTGTACGAGCGTCCTTTATCATTCTTGGCATATTCTTGTTAACG gatttttaaCGAACGGGGACTCATTATTTACCCATGTTCTTTGGCGTAAGAACGCCACAAGTTACACAATGGATTTGATGAACAACGTTGATCGATGGGGTAACACACAAGCAGCGCTCAAGGACTTCATGATTAATTTCAGCTGCGACAAGTG caacTACACAGCACGTGACCCAATTCGTTACCAGAAATGTGACCACCTATTTTGCACAACATGTATTGGGTCTAAATCCCAATGCCCAGTATGTAATACTCCAGCCGAAAGAAATGAAGTTTACCCTGACAAAATAACACAAAAGTTGATTGGTTATGGCAACACGATTTCTCAAATAGTTCATAAGTC TTATCCATCAATGAAAAACGATGACACAGCTCCGAGTATTAATTTGTCAATAAAAGAACATAATGTTTCAACCAAGTCACAGAGTATTcccaaaaatataaataaaccaAATATGAACGGGGAAACACCACTGCACAAAGCATGTTTAAAg AGAAACATTGAAAAGGTTCGTTCTCTACTAGAGGCAGGAGCAAACCCCAATACACAAGATCATGCTAAGTGGACTCCTTTG TTCGAGGCAACTAGTTATGGATATTACGAAATCTGTAAGCTTCTTCTTGAGGCAGGGGCAAATCCAGATACACCAGTTGAACAGAATCGAACAGCTTTACATGAGGCAGTTAAATAcaacaatattgaaatgaTAAAACTTCTGCAGCAATACAAAGCTGATGTCAATGCATGTGACAGTTCTGGTAAAACACCGCT TGATTATGCATCTGAAGAGGTCCACAAAATTTTAACATCTTATAAACCTGCGGACAACAGTCTGGAAAAAAGtttgtcaaatatttcaaacataaCAGCATTGTACAACAACACTTTGACTAGCAATGGAACTCATGTACTTGGATTAAACTTGAGTAGCGAGAGCCAGCTCCTGCTTTCTGAACTAGCTAGtaaatacaaaattaaaacAGTCAAAACGTTTAC AGCTGCTGTAACTCACGTTGTTGTGGAAGCTAATATTCAGTGTGATACCCCTGTGAATTATGTAGTTTTACTTGCTATTCTTCATGGTGACTGGATCCTCGCCAGTGAAT ACCTTAGCACAATAGAACTGGAATTTTTTGAAGTACAGGGTACAACAAATGCTCGAGGTAGTGGCGCTCCTACTCGAGCCAGAGAGAATATGCAGAAAAAG AACCCAGGGCTTTTCAATGgctgcaattttttctttgcaatAAACAACCAGTCTACATATACATTTGGTGATCTACAGTTTACTAAGTTGAcactttcaaaattaattactgaGGGGGAAGGAAAAGTATTAAATAGGAAACCTGATCCTGAATCAATACGAACGTACGAGGAAATTCCGTTCCATGTAGGACGGAATGTTTCTCATCCCTTACACAGGTGTTCtcattatataatatatgtgcCTGGCATGGATGAGCcacagataaaatataatatgtcACACATAAGATCTCTACCTTTGATTTGGCTCATTGAATCTATCGAACAATTCAAATTACTAGATCCTGCCGAAATAGGCATAATTCCCTCTGCTGATAAGGAGTGA
- the LOC124216562 gene encoding BRCA1-associated RING domain protein 1 isoform X1 produces MEFHAGLQEIIAYYVYAPLLHTFMFCTSVLYHSWHILVNGFLTNGDSLFTHVLWRKNATSYTMDLMNNVDRWGNTQAALKDFMINFSCDKCNYTARDPIRYQKCDHLFCTTCIGSKSQCPVCNTPAERNEVYPDKITQKLIGYGNTISQIVHKSYPSMKNDDTAPSINLSIKEHNVSTKSQSIPKNINKPNMNGETPLHKACLKRNIEKVRSLLEAGANPNTQDHAKWTPLFEATSYGYYEICKLLLEAGANPDTPVEQNRTALHEAVKYNNIEMIKLLQQYKADVNACDSSGKTPLDYASEEVHKILTSYKPADNSLEKSLSNISNITALYNNTLTSNGTHVLGLNLSSESQLLLSELASKYKIKTVKTFTAAVTHVVVEANIQCDTPVNYVVLLAILHGDWILASELLRHCANFTDLSTIELEFFEVQGTTNARGSGAPTRARENMQKKNPGLFNGCNFFFAINNQSTYTFGDLQFTKLTLSKLITEGEGKVLNRKPDPESIRTYEEIPFHVGRNVSHPLHRCSHYIIYVPGMDEPQIKYNMSHIRSLPLIWLIESIEQFKLLDPAEIGIIPSADKE; encoded by the exons ATGGAGTTTCACGCTGGACTGCAAGAAATTATCGCTTACTACGTTTACGCACCCCTGCTGCACACGTTCATGT TCTGTACGAGCGTCCTTTATCATTCTTGGCATATTCTTGTTAACG gatttttaaCGAACGGGGACTCATTATTTACCCATGTTCTTTGGCGTAAGAACGCCACAAGTTACACAATGGATTTGATGAACAACGTTGATCGATGGGGTAACACACAAGCAGCGCTCAAGGACTTCATGATTAATTTCAGCTGCGACAAGTG caacTACACAGCACGTGACCCAATTCGTTACCAGAAATGTGACCACCTATTTTGCACAACATGTATTGGGTCTAAATCCCAATGCCCAGTATGTAATACTCCAGCCGAAAGAAATGAAGTTTACCCTGACAAAATAACACAAAAGTTGATTGGTTATGGCAACACGATTTCTCAAATAGTTCATAAGTC TTATCCATCAATGAAAAACGATGACACAGCTCCGAGTATTAATTTGTCAATAAAAGAACATAATGTTTCAACCAAGTCACAGAGTATTcccaaaaatataaataaaccaAATATGAACGGGGAAACACCACTGCACAAAGCATGTTTAAAg AGAAACATTGAAAAGGTTCGTTCTCTACTAGAGGCAGGAGCAAACCCCAATACACAAGATCATGCTAAGTGGACTCCTTTG TTCGAGGCAACTAGTTATGGATATTACGAAATCTGTAAGCTTCTTCTTGAGGCAGGGGCAAATCCAGATACACCAGTTGAACAGAATCGAACAGCTTTACATGAGGCAGTTAAATAcaacaatattgaaatgaTAAAACTTCTGCAGCAATACAAAGCTGATGTCAATGCATGTGACAGTTCTGGTAAAACACCGCT TGATTATGCATCTGAAGAGGTCCACAAAATTTTAACATCTTATAAACCTGCGGACAACAGTCTGGAAAAAAGtttgtcaaatatttcaaacataaCAGCATTGTACAACAACACTTTGACTAGCAATGGAACTCATGTACTTGGATTAAACTTGAGTAGCGAGAGCCAGCTCCTGCTTTCTGAACTAGCTAGtaaatacaaaattaaaacAGTCAAAACGTTTAC AGCTGCTGTAACTCACGTTGTTGTGGAAGCTAATATTCAGTGTGATACCCCTGTGAATTATGTAGTTTTACTTGCTATTCTTCATGGTGACTGGATCCTCGCCAGTGAAT TGCTCAGGCATTGCGCAAATTTTACAGACCTTAGCACAATAGAACTGGAATTTTTTGAAGTACAGGGTACAACAAATGCTCGAGGTAGTGGCGCTCCTACTCGAGCCAGAGAGAATATGCAGAAAAAG AACCCAGGGCTTTTCAATGgctgcaattttttctttgcaatAAACAACCAGTCTACATATACATTTGGTGATCTACAGTTTACTAAGTTGAcactttcaaaattaattactgaGGGGGAAGGAAAAGTATTAAATAGGAAACCTGATCCTGAATCAATACGAACGTACGAGGAAATTCCGTTCCATGTAGGACGGAATGTTTCTCATCCCTTACACAGGTGTTCtcattatataatatatgtgcCTGGCATGGATGAGCcacagataaaatataatatgtcACACATAAGATCTCTACCTTTGATTTGGCTCATTGAATCTATCGAACAATTCAAATTACTAGATCCTGCCGAAATAGGCATAATTCCCTCTGCTGATAAGGAGTGA
- the LOC124216562 gene encoding BRCA1-associated RING domain protein 1 isoform X4 yields MEFHAGLQEIIAYYVYAPLLHTFMFCTSVLYHSWHILVNGFLTNGDSLFTHVLWRKNATSYTMDLMNNVDRWGNTQAALKDFMINFSCDKCNYTARDPIRYQKCDHLFCTTCIGSKSQCPVCNTPAERNEVYPDKITQKLIGYGNTISQIVHKSYPSMKNDDTAPSINLSIKEHNVSTKSQSIPKNINKPNMNGETPLHKACLKRNIEKVRSLLEAGANPNTQDHAKWTPLFEATSYGYYEICKLLLEAGANPDTPVEQNRTALHEAVKYNNIEMIKLLQQYKADVNACDSSGKTPLAAVTHVVVEANIQCDTPVNYVVLLAILHGDWILASELLRHCANFTDLSTIELEFFEVQGTTNARGSGAPTRARENMQKKNPGLFNGCNFFFAINNQSTYTFGDLQFTKLTLSKLITEGEGKVLNRKPDPESIRTYEEIPFHVGRNVSHPLHRCSHYIIYVPGMDEPQIKYNMSHIRSLPLIWLIESIEQFKLLDPAEIGIIPSADKE; encoded by the exons ATGGAGTTTCACGCTGGACTGCAAGAAATTATCGCTTACTACGTTTACGCACCCCTGCTGCACACGTTCATGT TCTGTACGAGCGTCCTTTATCATTCTTGGCATATTCTTGTTAACG gatttttaaCGAACGGGGACTCATTATTTACCCATGTTCTTTGGCGTAAGAACGCCACAAGTTACACAATGGATTTGATGAACAACGTTGATCGATGGGGTAACACACAAGCAGCGCTCAAGGACTTCATGATTAATTTCAGCTGCGACAAGTG caacTACACAGCACGTGACCCAATTCGTTACCAGAAATGTGACCACCTATTTTGCACAACATGTATTGGGTCTAAATCCCAATGCCCAGTATGTAATACTCCAGCCGAAAGAAATGAAGTTTACCCTGACAAAATAACACAAAAGTTGATTGGTTATGGCAACACGATTTCTCAAATAGTTCATAAGTC TTATCCATCAATGAAAAACGATGACACAGCTCCGAGTATTAATTTGTCAATAAAAGAACATAATGTTTCAACCAAGTCACAGAGTATTcccaaaaatataaataaaccaAATATGAACGGGGAAACACCACTGCACAAAGCATGTTTAAAg AGAAACATTGAAAAGGTTCGTTCTCTACTAGAGGCAGGAGCAAACCCCAATACACAAGATCATGCTAAGTGGACTCCTTTG TTCGAGGCAACTAGTTATGGATATTACGAAATCTGTAAGCTTCTTCTTGAGGCAGGGGCAAATCCAGATACACCAGTTGAACAGAATCGAACAGCTTTACATGAGGCAGTTAAATAcaacaatattgaaatgaTAAAACTTCTGCAGCAATACAAAGCTGATGTCAATGCATGTGACAGTTCTGGTAAAACACCGCT AGCTGCTGTAACTCACGTTGTTGTGGAAGCTAATATTCAGTGTGATACCCCTGTGAATTATGTAGTTTTACTTGCTATTCTTCATGGTGACTGGATCCTCGCCAGTGAAT TGCTCAGGCATTGCGCAAATTTTACAGACCTTAGCACAATAGAACTGGAATTTTTTGAAGTACAGGGTACAACAAATGCTCGAGGTAGTGGCGCTCCTACTCGAGCCAGAGAGAATATGCAGAAAAAG AACCCAGGGCTTTTCAATGgctgcaattttttctttgcaatAAACAACCAGTCTACATATACATTTGGTGATCTACAGTTTACTAAGTTGAcactttcaaaattaattactgaGGGGGAAGGAAAAGTATTAAATAGGAAACCTGATCCTGAATCAATACGAACGTACGAGGAAATTCCGTTCCATGTAGGACGGAATGTTTCTCATCCCTTACACAGGTGTTCtcattatataatatatgtgcCTGGCATGGATGAGCcacagataaaatataatatgtcACACATAAGATCTCTACCTTTGATTTGGCTCATTGAATCTATCGAACAATTCAAATTACTAGATCCTGCCGAAATAGGCATAATTCCCTCTGCTGATAAGGAGTGA
- the LOC124216562 gene encoding BRCA1-associated RING domain protein 1 isoform X3, whose amino-acid sequence MDLMNNVDRWGNTQAALKDFMINFSCDKCNYTARDPIRYQKCDHLFCTTCIGSKSQCPVCNTPAERNEVYPDKITQKLIGYGNTISQIVHKSYPSMKNDDTAPSINLSIKEHNVSTKSQSIPKNINKPNMNGETPLHKACLKRNIEKVRSLLEAGANPNTQDHAKWTPLFEATSYGYYEICKLLLEAGANPDTPVEQNRTALHEAVKYNNIEMIKLLQQYKADVNACDSSGKTPLDYASEEVHKILTSYKPADNSLEKSLSNISNITALYNNTLTSNGTHVLGLNLSSESQLLLSELASKYKIKTVKTFTAAVTHVVVEANIQCDTPVNYVVLLAILHGDWILASELLRHCANFTDLSTIELEFFEVQGTTNARGSGAPTRARENMQKKNPGLFNGCNFFFAINNQSTYTFGDLQFTKLTLSKLITEGEGKVLNRKPDPESIRTYEEIPFHVGRNVSHPLHRCSHYIIYVPGMDEPQIKYNMSHIRSLPLIWLIESIEQFKLLDPAEIGIIPSADKE is encoded by the exons ATGGATTTGATGAACAACGTTGATCGATGGGGTAACACACAAGCAGCGCTCAAGGACTTCATGATTAATTTCAGCTGCGACAAGTG caacTACACAGCACGTGACCCAATTCGTTACCAGAAATGTGACCACCTATTTTGCACAACATGTATTGGGTCTAAATCCCAATGCCCAGTATGTAATACTCCAGCCGAAAGAAATGAAGTTTACCCTGACAAAATAACACAAAAGTTGATTGGTTATGGCAACACGATTTCTCAAATAGTTCATAAGTC TTATCCATCAATGAAAAACGATGACACAGCTCCGAGTATTAATTTGTCAATAAAAGAACATAATGTTTCAACCAAGTCACAGAGTATTcccaaaaatataaataaaccaAATATGAACGGGGAAACACCACTGCACAAAGCATGTTTAAAg AGAAACATTGAAAAGGTTCGTTCTCTACTAGAGGCAGGAGCAAACCCCAATACACAAGATCATGCTAAGTGGACTCCTTTG TTCGAGGCAACTAGTTATGGATATTACGAAATCTGTAAGCTTCTTCTTGAGGCAGGGGCAAATCCAGATACACCAGTTGAACAGAATCGAACAGCTTTACATGAGGCAGTTAAATAcaacaatattgaaatgaTAAAACTTCTGCAGCAATACAAAGCTGATGTCAATGCATGTGACAGTTCTGGTAAAACACCGCT TGATTATGCATCTGAAGAGGTCCACAAAATTTTAACATCTTATAAACCTGCGGACAACAGTCTGGAAAAAAGtttgtcaaatatttcaaacataaCAGCATTGTACAACAACACTTTGACTAGCAATGGAACTCATGTACTTGGATTAAACTTGAGTAGCGAGAGCCAGCTCCTGCTTTCTGAACTAGCTAGtaaatacaaaattaaaacAGTCAAAACGTTTAC AGCTGCTGTAACTCACGTTGTTGTGGAAGCTAATATTCAGTGTGATACCCCTGTGAATTATGTAGTTTTACTTGCTATTCTTCATGGTGACTGGATCCTCGCCAGTGAAT TGCTCAGGCATTGCGCAAATTTTACAGACCTTAGCACAATAGAACTGGAATTTTTTGAAGTACAGGGTACAACAAATGCTCGAGGTAGTGGCGCTCCTACTCGAGCCAGAGAGAATATGCAGAAAAAG AACCCAGGGCTTTTCAATGgctgcaattttttctttgcaatAAACAACCAGTCTACATATACATTTGGTGATCTACAGTTTACTAAGTTGAcactttcaaaattaattactgaGGGGGAAGGAAAAGTATTAAATAGGAAACCTGATCCTGAATCAATACGAACGTACGAGGAAATTCCGTTCCATGTAGGACGGAATGTTTCTCATCCCTTACACAGGTGTTCtcattatataatatatgtgcCTGGCATGGATGAGCcacagataaaatataatatgtcACACATAAGATCTCTACCTTTGATTTGGCTCATTGAATCTATCGAACAATTCAAATTACTAGATCCTGCCGAAATAGGCATAATTCCCTCTGCTGATAAGGAGTGA
- the LOC124216559 gene encoding kinesin-like protein Klp61F produces MNETRISKKDKNQHIQVFVRVRPANDVEKLGKSLTVVEVPSSKEVIVREKPQDKLSKKFTFDKVFGPLSKQVDVYQAVVSPLLDEVLAGYNCTVFAYGQTGTGKTFTMEGVSNDPSLHWTSDTSAGIIPRSLSHLFDELRLLEAQEYTVRVSFLELYNEELFDLLSPSDEASKIRLYEDASKKGAVIIHGLEEVTVHNKSEVFKILEKGSEKRQTAATLMNAQSSRSHTVFSITVHIKENTVDGEELLKTGKLNLVDLAGSENVGRSGAVDRRAREAGNINQSLLTLGRVITSLVERAPHIPYRESKLTRLLQESLGGRTKTSIIATVSPASINLEETLSTLDYAHRAKNITNRPELNQKLSKKALLKEYTEEIERLRRDLLATRERNGVYLAQENYNDMQAQIECMEKDITDKINHIKALEEQMNKKDEIFNELHINYEVRTNELCKTQNVLANTQGILKVTESRLIQTKQERDEHKYLVQKHVATEKVLLSQAHQLLGVADIATSDTHKLHDKITRKTQVEQENEKLGQQFQRDMMNEVEEIEKDCMEYAQNLVQFCMNIKNDIGSQLAVQNRGIHTTIQHISKDLVAKQCALKSTLIEHADCSFNKYESWISEHLQNVKTVSEDESKLLNEISLMLAPKLKELIQTTMQKKLQTLSASVTEKLEEMFTYAESAKNEICQSLTVSRQRLSDNVTKVKEHIQTVQAKESEILENNKKFKEQFENLCQQFTTMYSSNEANHTDVANILVQIGETHDNINTDAIESCQNIVKSEKRYEDKVKEGIEIVKNEVQASVNEIVPVADSVTARWYKLVDELRTQLQNTSKVWIKQRDVSEQSISKLQEAILQEQKKILSSAQEFQQIVMDASVNHEEFMENQRSQVWQFNHELQHKLEEQGIGASQWAADVSAKLRTTQHQVEKFITEDLRRDFPTGCTPVKTEHQYPRELAATSPHERIIQRFRDAMNEALTDNEHDNKENDEGEYIKSEIIQPKQMIPKLRPPQLTDRRILGPHN; encoded by the exons atgaatgaaacgcGCATAAGCAAAAAGGATAAAAACCAACACATACAAGTCTTCGTTCGTGTCAG GCCAGCAAATGACGTGGAAAAATTGGGTAAATCTTTAACAGTGGTAGAGGTACCTTCTAGCAAAGAAGTTATCGTGCGTGAGAAACCACAGGACAAGCTCTCTAAGAAATTCACATTCGATAAGGTCTTCGGACCTTTATCGAAACAA GTCGATGTCTATCAAGCAGTGGTTAGTCCTCTATTGGATGAAGTTCTTGCTGGCTACAATTGTACAGTTTTTGCCTATGGACAAACTGGAACGGGTAAAACTTTTACCATGGAAGGTGTCAGCAATGATCCGTCTCTCCATTGGACTAGT gacACAAGTGCAGGAATAATTCCTCGCTCTTTGAGTCACTTATTTGATGAACTCCGTCTGTTGGAGGCTCAAGAATATACAGTACGAGTCAGTTTCCTTGAATTGTATAATGAGGAATTATTTGACCTTCTTTCTCCTAGTGATGAAGCATCTAAAATAAG ATTGTATGAGGATGCTTCTAAAAAGGGAGCAGTTATAATTCATGGACTAGAAGAAGTGACGGTTCACAATAAGAGCGAAGTATTCAAGATACTCGAAAAAGGTTCAGAAAAACGACAGACAGCTGCAACTCTTATGAATGCGCAATCCAG TCGGTCTCACActgtattttcaattactgtacacataaaagaaaatacagttgATGGGGAAGAGTTATTGAAAACtgggaaattgaatttggttgaCTTGGCTGGAAGTGAGAATGTAGGAAGGTCTGGCGCTGTGGACCGCAGAGCAAGGGAAGCTGGAAATATTAATCAGTCCTTACTGACCCTTGGCAGAGTTATTACTTCGCTTGTTGAACGGGCACCACATATTCCTTATCG AGAGTCAAAATTGACCAGATTACTTCAAGAATCTCTCGGAGGTCGTACCAAAACTTCAATAATTGCTACTGTATCGCCAGCAAGTATTAATCTGGAAGAGACACTTTCTACCTTGGACTATGCACATCGTGCCAAGAACATTACTAACAGACCAGAACTCAATCAGAAATTATCAAAGAAAGCGCTCCTCAAAGAATACACGGAGGAAATCGAGAGATTGCGACGTGATCTTCTCGCTACTAGGGAACGAAATGGGGTTTATTTAGCTCAAGAAAATTACAATGATATGCAAGCTCAGATAGAATGTATGGAGAAAGATATCACTGATAAAATTAATCATATTAAGGCTCTAGAAGAGCAGATGAATAAGAAAGAC gaaattttcaacgagTTGCACATTAATTATGAAGTTCGTACAAATGAATTGTGTAAAACGCAAAACGTACTTGCAAATACACAAGGTATTTTGAAAGTAACTGAAAGTCGATTAATACAGACTAAACAAGAACGTGATGAACATAAATACTTGGTTCAAAAACACGTTGCGACAGAAAAAGTTTTGTTATCTCAAGCACATCAGCTACTAGGAGTTGCTGACATTGCCACTAGTGACACCCATAAGCTTCACGATAAAATTACTCGTAAAAC TCAAGTGGAGCAAGAGAATGAGAAACTTGGACAGCAATTTCAGAGGGACATGATGAATGAAGTGGAAGAAATCGAGAAGGACTGCATGGAATACGCCCAGAATCTGGTACAATTTTGTATGAACATAAAAAATGACATAG GATCGCAACTGGCAGTACAGAACAGAGGTATACACACCACAATTCAACATATCTCTAAAGATCTTGTTGCCAAGCAATGTGCGTTGAAATCAACTTTGATTGAACATGCAGATTGTTCA TTCAACAAGTACGAATCCTGGATAAGTGAACACCTGCAAAACGTTAAAACTGTATCTGAAGATGAGAGTAAACTTCTCAATGAAATATCTTTGATGTTGGCACCAAAACTTAAGGAGCTAATACAAACTACCATGcagaaaaaattgcaaacttTATCTGCAAGTGTAACagaaaaattggaagaaatGTTTACGTACGCTGAGAGTGCAAAGAATGAAATCTGTCAAAGTTTGACAGTAAGCAGACAGCGGCTTTCGGACAACGTTACAAAAGTTAAGGAACACATCCAGACTGTACAAGCAAAAGAAAGTGAAATACTCGAGAATAACAAGAAATTCAAGGAG CAATTCGAGAATTTATGTCAACAATTCACGACTATGTATTCATCAAATGAAGCAAATCACACAGACGTTGCTAACATTTTAGTGCAGATTGGCGAAACCCATGACAATATCAATACTGATGCGATCGAATCATGTCAAAACAtcgtaaaaagtgaaaaacgcTACGAGGATAAAGTCAAAGAAGGAATTGAAATTGTCAAGAATGAAGTACAAGCCAGCGTTAATGAG ATTGTACCGGTAGCAGATTCTGTTACTGCTCGTTGGTATAAGTTAGTAGATGAACTACGAACTCAGCTTCAAAACACTAGCAAAGTTTGGATTAAGCAACGTGATGTATCTGAACAGAGTATATCTAAATTACAAGAAGCAATTCTGCAGGagcagaaaaaaatactttcaagTGCCCAA GAATTTCAACAAATAGTTATGGATGCCAGTGTGAACCACGAAGAATTCATGGAGAACCAACGAAGCCAAGTGTGGCAATTCAATCATGAGTTGCAACATAAATTAGAGGAACAGGGCATAGGTGCCAGTCAGTGGGCAGCTGATGTCTCTGCTAAATTACGCACAACACAACATCAGGTTGAGAAATTCATCACCGAAGACCTCCGGAGAGATTTTCCCACAG GATGTACACCAGTGAAAACGGAGCATCAGTATCCAAGAGAGCTCGCTGCAACATCACCTCATGAGCGTATAATTCAACGGTTTCGAGATGCAATGAACGAGGCGCTTACGGATAACGAG CATGACAACAAAGAAAACGACGAAGGGGAATATATAAAATCCGAAATTATTCAACCAAAACAGATGATACCGAAGTTGAGGCCACCTCAGCTAACTGATCGGCGTATTCTCGGACCACACAACTGA
- the Gmppb gene encoding mannose-1-phosphate guanylyltransferase catalytic subunit beta — translation MPEKKKKLDTMRALILVGGYGTRLRPLTLSRPKPLVEFANKPMLLHQIEALVEAGVTEVVLAVSYRAEQMEKELGEEAKKLGVNLIFSHESEPLGTAGPLALARDVLSSSNDPFFVLNSDIICDFPFKELVNFHRNHGREGTIVVTKVEEPSKYGVVVYGEGGRINSFIEKPQEFVSNKINAGMYILNPSVLNRIKLQPTSIEKEVFPGMAQDGELYAMELQGFWMDVGQPKDFLTGMCMYLASLRQKSPGKLYSGPGTVGNVLVDPTAKIGEGCRIGPNVTVGPGVILEDGCCVKKCTLLKGATVKEHAWLEGCIVGWRSVVGRWVRMEGTTVLGEDVIVKDELYINGGQVLPHKSIATSVPEPQIIM, via the exons ATGcctgagaagaagaaaaaacttgaCACTATGCGAGCTTTAATTTTGGTCGGTGGTTATGGAACCAGATTACGTCCACTTACGCTAAGTCGGCCCAAACCTCTGGTTGAATTTGCTAACAAACCAATGCTCTTACATCAAATAGAAGCATTG GTTGAGGCAGGAGTAACAGAAGTAGTGCTTGCTGTCTCATACAGAGCTGAGCAAATGGAGAAAGAGCTCGGCGAAGAAGCAAAGAAGCTTGGGgttaatttgatattttcacaTGAATCAGAGCCTTTAGGGACTGCCGGTCCTCTTGCGTTGGCTAGAGATGTATTGAGTTCCAGCAACGATCCATTCTTTGTCCTTAACTCTGACATAATATGTGATTTTCCATTCAAAGAGTTGGTTAATTTTCACAGAAATCATGGCAGGGAGGGTACAATTGTTGTTACTAAAGTTGAGGAACCATCTAAGTACGGCGTTGTTGTTTATGGAGAGGGTGGTAGAATTAACAGTTTCATCGAGAAACCCCAGGAATTCGTTTCCAACAAAATTAATGCTG GAATGTACATCCTGAATCCAAGTGTGCTGAATCGGATAAAATTGCAGCCTACTAGCATAGAGAAAGAAGTGTTCCCTGGCATGGCTCAAGATGGGGAATTATATGCCATGGAACTTCAGGGTTTTTGGATGGACGTTGGACAGCCCAAAGATTTTCTCACTG GTATGTGTATGTACTTGGCATCTCTGAGACAAAAATCGCCGGGAAAGTTGTATTCAGGACCAGGAACAGTAGGTAACGTACTCGTTGACCCTACAGCGAAAATTGGGGAAGGCTGCAGGATTGGTCCAAATGTCACCGTAGGACCAGGAGTGATCCTTGAAGACGGCTGTTGCGTCAAAAAATGTACCTTGCTGAAAGGGGCAACAGTCAAAGAGCATGCTTGGCTTGAAGG ATGCATTGTCGGATGGAGAAGTGTGGTTGGACGATGGGTTCGAATGGAGGGTACAACTGTGTTGGGTGAAGATGTGATAGTTAAAGATGAATTGTACATCAACGGTGGACAGGTCTTACCTCACAAAAGTATAGCCACTTCAGTGCCCGAACCTCAGATTATCATGTGA